One genomic window of Eptesicus fuscus isolate TK198812 chromosome 6, DD_ASM_mEF_20220401, whole genome shotgun sequence includes the following:
- the LOC114228014 gene encoding 60S ribosomal protein L10-like: MDSTKNFRNKSVYHLAGLQTGMRGAFGKPQGTVARVHIGQVIMSIRTKLQNKEHVIEALRRAKFKFPGCQKIHISKKWGFTKFNADEFEDLVAKKRLIPDGCGVKHIPNCGPLGRWRALHS; this comes from the exons ATGGATTCAACTAAGAACTTTAGGAACAAGAGTGTCTACCACTTAGCAGG GCTCCAAACAGGTATGCGGGGTGCCTTTGGAAAACCCCAAGGCACAGTAGCCAGAGTCCACATTGGCCAAGTCATCATGTCCATCCGCACCAAGCTGCAGAACAAGGAGCATGTGATTGAGGCCCTACGCAGAGCCAAGTTCAAGTTCCCTGGCTGCCAGAAGATCCACATCTCCAAGAAGTGGGGCTTTACTAAGTTTAATGCGGATGAGTTTGAAGACCTGGTGGCCAAGAAGCGCCTCATCCCAGATGGCTGTGGGGTCAAACACATCCCTAATTGTGGTCCCCTGGGCAGATGGCGAGCCCTGCACTCGTGA